The sequence AAACCGGCGAAACTCCCGGACGTCCACATCGTCGGCCAGACCCTCTTCACCGGCTACAATCTGCCGCTCCAGATCCTCGGCGTGCTGCTGCTGGTCTCCACCGTCGGCGTGGTGGTCCTCTCCAAGCGGCAAACCACCTAACTGACTCTTCCGTTTAGGATTTTGGATTTAGTGCTTAGTGCTTTCCCCATATGGCCAGTCTTCACCAATACCTGCTCGTCTCAGGCCTCCTGTTCGCCATCGGCTTGGCGGGCGTCGTGCTGCGCCGGAACATCATCATCGTGTTCATGTGCCTGGAGCTGATGCTCAGCGCCGCGAACCTCTCGCTGATCGCATTCTCCCGCTTCCACACCGCGAAGACCGGCCTGCCCGATCCCGCCGCCCAGATGCTGGTGTTCTTCGTGATCACCGTGGCGGCCGCCGAGGTCGCCGTCGGCCTCGCCATCATCGTCGCCCTCTACCGCGCCAGACAGACGATCCACACGGACGATCTGACGTCGATGAGAGGCTGACAAAACCGAGATTCGAACCGCTTTTTTGAAATTCGAAACAGAAACCACTGATTACACTGATTTACTGATTAAGAAAAACAGAAGATCTCAAACCTGAGTCCCTGCATTCCCTCTTCCTCTTAAAATCAGTTAATCAGTGTAATCAGTGGCCATCCCGACTCCCGCCTAGCAAGCCTCGCCATGTCCTTCGACTCCACCCAGTATCCGCATTCAAGGCTCACCGAGAAGATCATCGGTGCGGCGATGACGGTGCATCGCACGCTCGGACCGGGGTTGGACGAAAAGATTTACGAGAACGCGCTTTGTTTGGAACTAGCCGAACAATCCCTCGGGTTTTCCCAGCAGGAACAGTTCCCAGTTTTTTATAGAGGTCGCATCGTCGGCAAGCTGATCGCCGATCTAATCATCGAAAACAAGGTGATCGTCGAAGCCAAGGTCGTGGACCGCATCGCGGATGTCCATGTCGCCCAAACGCTCAGCTATCTGAGCATCACCGGACTGAAGGTCGGTCTCGTTCTCAATTTCAAGCCCGTGTCACTGGCCTTCAAACGAGTCGCCAACATCTACTTGGACACCATTTCTTAAAGTTCGACCCATGACCTTAGCCTGGATCCTTCTCTTCCTCCCGCTCGTTGTTGCGGCGGCCAACCAGCTGTTCCTGAAGCGGACCGGCCTCGCGCACCTGGCATCGGTGGCTTCGGCCGCGGCCACGTTCGTCATCGCCGTCCTGCTGCTGGGCAAGACCGGTTCGCCCGATCCCATCAAGTGGGCGACGATCGGCGACTTCTCGGTCGAGATCGGCATCACCTTGGACAAGCTGTCCACCGGCATGATGATCGTGGTCACGGGCGTGGGCCTGCTGGTGCACATTTTCTCGCTGGCCTACATGAAGGACGATGAGGCGAAGGCGCGCTATTTCACCGGTCTCTCTCTGTTCATGTTCTCGATGACCGGCATCGTGCTGTCATCGAACTTCATCATGACCTTCATCTTCTGGGAACTGGTCGGCCTGAGCTCCTACCTGCTCATCGGTCACTGGTACCAGAAGGATTCCGCCGCGGATGCCGCGAAGAAGGCCTTCATCACCAACCGCATCGGCGACTTCGGCTTCATGGCCGGCATCCTCATGCTGTGGGGCATCACCGGCGCGCTGACCTTCGACAAGATGCACGCGGGCGTCCTCGCCTTCCAGTCGGCCAATCCCGCGATCTTCGCCTGCGTGATCTCCACCGCCCTGCTGTGCGTGTTCTGCGGCGCGGTCGGCAAGTCCGCCCAACTCCCGCTCCACGTCTGGCTGCCGGACGCGATGGAAGGCCCGACCCCCGTTTCAGCCCTGATCCACGCCGCGACGATGGTGGCGGCGGGCGTTTACATGCTCTTCCGCGTGCAGCTCTCCCTCGAGCTGCCGGAGGAACTCCTCCACACCCTCGTTTCCAGCAAGGTGATCGCCTGGACCGGTGGTCTGACCGCGCTCGCCGCGGCGCTGATGGCTACCCAGCAGGACGACATCAAGCGCGTGCTGGCCTACTCCACCCTCTCCCAGCTCGGCTACATGGTCATGGCCGTGGGCCTCGTGGCCGGTGAGGCGGGGATGTTCCACCTCTTCACCCACGCCTGGTTCAAGGCCCTCCTGTTCCTCGGCTCCGGCGCGGTCATCTATGCCTGCCACCACGAACAGGACATCTGGAAGATGGGCGGCCTGCTGAAGAAAATGCCGATCACCGGCATCACCTTCGCCCTCGGCACCGCGGCCCTCATCGCCGTGCCCTTCGTGACCTCCGGCTTCTACTCGAAGGAAGAAATCCTCGCCGCCGCCTACGGCAACAACAAGGCGCTGTTCGGCATCGCCGTGTTCGTGGCCTTCCTGACCACCTTCTACATGACCCGCGCCTTCGTGGTGGCCTTCCTCGGCAAGGCCCGCTCGGAGAACGCCGACCACGCCCACGAGGTCGGCCCGCTGATGTGGCTGCCGCTGGTCCTGCTCGCCGCCATGGCCATCTGCTCTGGCTTCGGTTGGATCAATGGTCCGCTGAACGCGATCAAGCCGCACGCCCACGAGCACGCCGAAGGCCACGCGCTGATCCTCGGAGCCTCCATTGGTTCCCTGATCCTCGGCCTGCTTGCCGGCTTCGTCCTCTACAACGGCAAGGACAAGGACCCGGTGGCGATCCCGCTGTTCCGCAACCGCTTCTACATCGACAGCTTCTACGACAATTTCGTGGTCCGCTTCTTCACCGACGCCTTCGCCGCGTTCGTCCACTTCTTCGACCGCTTCCTGATCGACGGCCTCGGGGTCGGTGGCCTGAGCCGTCTCGCCGAAACCTTCGGCAACGGGTTCCGCCGCATCCAGTCCGGCAACCTCCAGGGCTACGCCTTCTTCTTCGGTCTCGGCGTGATCGCCGTCATCTACTTCACCGTGTTCTACTGAAGCCGCTGAAAATCGAATCCTGAACACCAGCCATCCCATCCGATGCTCGCGCTTCTCGTCCTCCTTCCGGTTCTCGGCTTCATCGCCATCCTCTGCGGTGCCCCGGCACGCCTGACTGCCATCGCCGCCTCGTTGGCGAACCTGGCCATCGGCCTTGCCGCCGCGCTCTCGCCCAAGGCCACTTGTTGGGCCGCGTCGTTCACGGTGCTGAAAATGCCGGAGCTTCACCTGTCCTTCGGCCTGATCGACGGCATGAGCGTGGTGATGATCCTGCTTTCCGTGATCGTCACGCTGGCCGCCGTGCTCACCGGCAAAGCCCCCGAGGGCAAGGACAAGCTCTGGTATGGCTCTTCCTTGCTGATCTCCGCGGGCGCGCTCGGGGCCTTCGCCGCCACCGACCTGTTCTTCTTCTACGCCTTCCATGAGCTGGCGCTGATCCCCACCTTCCTGATGATCGGCATGCTTGGCCGCGGCGACCGCAAGGACGCCGCCTGGAAGATCACCATCTACCTCGGCCTCGGCTCGATCATCCTGCTGGCCGGTCTGGTCTGGCTGGCGAACGTCACCGGCACCTACGACATCCAGAAGATGCTCGCCAACAAGGTCGCCATCGACCCGGCGGTGCAGAAAGGCATCGCCGCCCTGCTGCTGGTCGGCTTCGGCACGCTGGTCTCGCTCTTCCCCTTCCACTCCTGGGCCGCTCCGGCCTATGCCAGTGCTCCGGCCCCGACCTCGATGCTGCACGCGGGCGTCTTGAAGAAGTTCGGCCTCTACGGCCTGCTCCGCCTCGCGATGCCGCTGCTGCCCGAGGGCATGCACGCCTGGCTCACTCCGCTGTTGGTCCTGCTGCTCGGCAACATCCTGTGGGTCGGCTACGTGACCGTCAGCCAGAAGCGGATCGACACCATGCTCGGCAACTCCTCGGTGATGCACATGGGCTACATCTTCCTGGCCATCGCCGCGCTCGCCGCCAGCCCGGCCGCCAACACCATCGCCTTGCCCGCCGCCGTGACCCTGATGTTCGCGCATGGCATCTCGATCGCCCTGCTGTTCTCGCTCACCGACAAGATCGAGCGCGCCACTGGATCCCTCGATCTCTCGGACCTCGGCGGCCTCGGCCGCGCCACCCCGCGCCTGGCCTTCATCTTCGGCCTCGCTGCCATGGCCTCGATCGGCCTGCCCGGTCTCGCCAACTTCTCCGGTGAAGTCCTCGTCTTCCTCTCCGCCTTCCAGAACTACAACCCCGCCGCCGGTCTCGGCCCGGTCCAGATCGCCTGCATCCTCGCCATCTGGGGCGTGGTGATCAGCGCGGTCTACATGCTCCGCGCCTACCGCCAGATCTTCCAAGGCCTGTCCGTGCCGATCACCAAGTCCGCCGCCGACCTCACCCTCTGCGAGCGCATCCCGGCGGTGCTGCTGGTGGTGGCGCTGTTGGCCGTCGGGCTGTATCCGAACCTACTGCTGGATCTGCTTCGCTGATCAAATCCTAAATCCAAAGCACTAAATCCTAAACAAAGACCCTTACAGCACGCGCGTTCACAAACGACCTCTTCCTCTTCGTTTAGGATTTTAGATTTAGTGCTTAGAGCTTTCCCATCCCCATG comes from Luteolibacter sp. LG18 and encodes:
- the nuoK gene encoding NADH-quinone oxidoreductase subunit NuoK; the protein is MASLHQYLLVSGLLFAIGLAGVVLRRNIIIVFMCLELMLSAANLSLIAFSRFHTAKTGLPDPAAQMLVFFVITVAAAEVAVGLAIIVALYRARQTIHTDDLTSMRG
- a CDS encoding GxxExxY protein; amino-acid sequence: MSFDSTQYPHSRLTEKIIGAAMTVHRTLGPGLDEKIYENALCLELAEQSLGFSQQEQFPVFYRGRIVGKLIADLIIENKVIVEAKVVDRIADVHVAQTLSYLSITGLKVGLVLNFKPVSLAFKRVANIYLDTIS
- the nuoL gene encoding NADH-quinone oxidoreductase subunit L, with amino-acid sequence MTLAWILLFLPLVVAAANQLFLKRTGLAHLASVASAAATFVIAVLLLGKTGSPDPIKWATIGDFSVEIGITLDKLSTGMMIVVTGVGLLVHIFSLAYMKDDEAKARYFTGLSLFMFSMTGIVLSSNFIMTFIFWELVGLSSYLLIGHWYQKDSAADAAKKAFITNRIGDFGFMAGILMLWGITGALTFDKMHAGVLAFQSANPAIFACVISTALLCVFCGAVGKSAQLPLHVWLPDAMEGPTPVSALIHAATMVAAGVYMLFRVQLSLELPEELLHTLVSSKVIAWTGGLTALAAALMATQQDDIKRVLAYSTLSQLGYMVMAVGLVAGEAGMFHLFTHAWFKALLFLGSGAVIYACHHEQDIWKMGGLLKKMPITGITFALGTAALIAVPFVTSGFYSKEEILAAAYGNNKALFGIAVFVAFLTTFYMTRAFVVAFLGKARSENADHAHEVGPLMWLPLVLLAAMAICSGFGWINGPLNAIKPHAHEHAEGHALILGASIGSLILGLLAGFVLYNGKDKDPVAIPLFRNRFYIDSFYDNFVVRFFTDAFAAFVHFFDRFLIDGLGVGGLSRLAETFGNGFRRIQSGNLQGYAFFFGLGVIAVIYFTVFY
- a CDS encoding NADH-quinone oxidoreductase subunit M, whose product is MLALLVLLPVLGFIAILCGAPARLTAIAASLANLAIGLAAALSPKATCWAASFTVLKMPELHLSFGLIDGMSVVMILLSVIVTLAAVLTGKAPEGKDKLWYGSSLLISAGALGAFAATDLFFFYAFHELALIPTFLMIGMLGRGDRKDAAWKITIYLGLGSIILLAGLVWLANVTGTYDIQKMLANKVAIDPAVQKGIAALLLVGFGTLVSLFPFHSWAAPAYASAPAPTSMLHAGVLKKFGLYGLLRLAMPLLPEGMHAWLTPLLVLLLGNILWVGYVTVSQKRIDTMLGNSSVMHMGYIFLAIAALAASPAANTIALPAAVTLMFAHGISIALLFSLTDKIERATGSLDLSDLGGLGRATPRLAFIFGLAAMASIGLPGLANFSGEVLVFLSAFQNYNPAAGLGPVQIACILAIWGVVISAVYMLRAYRQIFQGLSVPITKSAADLTLCERIPAVLLVVALLAVGLYPNLLLDLLR